The Haloplanus sp. CK5-1 genome contains a region encoding:
- a CDS encoding DUF433 domain-containing protein — translation MATQTYRIVSSDESAVHGEPHIEGSRITVRYVHERIEERGLRPETVADRHGLDVADVYEALAYFHNNPEEMEQVEQRHERAVEEAKRRSTLTPPVVECRALVR, via the coding sequence ATGGCGACGCAGACATACCGGATCGTGTCGAGCGACGAGTCGGCGGTCCACGGAGAACCCCACATCGAAGGGAGTCGGATAACCGTCCGGTACGTCCACGAGCGCATCGAGGAGCGGGGGCTTCGCCCGGAGACGGTTGCGGACCGTCACGGCCTCGACGTCGCAGACGTGTACGAGGCGCTGGCCTACTTCCACAACAACCCCGAAGAGATGGAGCAGGTCGAGCAGCGCCACGAGCGGGCCGTCGAGGAAGCCAAGCGCCGGTCGACGCTGACACCACCCGTCGTCGAGTGCAGAGCACTTGTAAGGTAA
- a CDS encoding TrkA family potassium uptake protein, with protein sequence MIIAGGGRVGFETAALLDTRGHDITVVEPDGDRCDAMADEYVVTIIHGDASDPDILRQADVEGSDVVAGLTGLPGLNLAICMEAEEMNPAVRTVARIAARDQERYERFVDEAVFPEGASARVAANEIEGSDVRTLADVTGTLDIMEVRVEEEASAAGKALRSVRFPAGTLVISDDDGERIARPETTLTPGKRYVVAIEPDVADEVTNLLRG encoded by the coding sequence ATCATCATCGCTGGCGGTGGACGTGTCGGCTTCGAGACAGCGGCCCTCCTCGACACCCGAGGACACGACATCACAGTCGTCGAACCGGACGGCGACCGGTGTGACGCGATGGCCGACGAGTACGTGGTGACGATCATCCACGGCGACGCCTCCGACCCGGACATCCTCCGGCAGGCCGACGTGGAGGGGAGTGACGTGGTCGCCGGATTGACCGGGTTGCCGGGGCTGAACCTCGCGATCTGCATGGAGGCCGAGGAGATGAACCCGGCGGTTCGGACGGTCGCTCGCATCGCCGCCCGCGATCAGGAGCGGTACGAACGGTTCGTCGACGAGGCGGTCTTCCCCGAGGGTGCCAGCGCGCGCGTGGCGGCGAACGAAATCGAGGGGAGCGACGTGCGAACGCTCGCGGACGTGACGGGAACGCTCGACATCATGGAGGTCCGGGTCGAGGAGGAGGCGTCCGCGGCGGGGAAGGCGTTGCGGTCGGTGCGGTTCCCCGCCGGGACGCTGGTCATCTCCGACGACGACGGGGAGCGCATCGCCCGTCCCGAGACGACGCTCACGCCGGGGAAACGCTACGTCGTCGCGATCGAACCGGACGTGGCCGACGAAGTGACGAACCTGTTGCGGGGCTAG
- a CDS encoding helix-turn-helix domain-containing protein, whose amino-acid sequence MSGTTAAENRDAVFEVEFVVRDPSYPFVGASAEEGCAFELARMLPRRDDRYAEFFDVTGVDADRIVTRGRDHDSVDVTLLTAYESGGLFEFLVTDDCPAVELARLGALPREVQGVEGEGRIVAEIPARYDPPTVVEAFLEDTPAAELTTKREKERVEPLFPPAAFRHVLRNHLTDRQREVARAAFEAGYYDWPRSCTGEDVAAELGISSATFSEHIHAAERTLLTVLFCDSRTDRPGDR is encoded by the coding sequence ATGTCCGGGACGACCGCCGCCGAGAACCGAGACGCCGTGTTCGAAGTGGAGTTCGTCGTCCGGGATCCGTCGTACCCGTTCGTCGGTGCGTCCGCAGAGGAGGGGTGTGCGTTCGAACTCGCTCGGATGCTCCCCCGTCGTGACGACCGGTACGCGGAGTTCTTCGACGTCACGGGCGTCGATGCGGACCGGATCGTGACTCGCGGCCGGGACCACGACTCAGTCGACGTCACCTTGCTCACGGCGTACGAATCGGGTGGGCTCTTCGAGTTTCTCGTTACGGACGACTGTCCGGCCGTCGAACTCGCTCGACTCGGGGCGCTCCCGCGCGAGGTCCAAGGTGTCGAGGGTGAGGGCCGCATCGTGGCCGAGATTCCCGCCCGCTACGACCCGCCGACGGTCGTCGAGGCGTTCCTCGAAGACACTCCCGCCGCCGAACTCACCACCAAACGGGAGAAAGAGCGCGTCGAACCGCTCTTTCCGCCGGCGGCATTTCGGCATGTCCTCCGGAACCACCTCACCGACCGACAGCGCGAGGTCGCTCGGGCCGCCTTCGAAGCGGGCTACTACGACTGGCCGCGTTCCTGTACGGGGGAGGACGTCGCCGCCGAGCTCGGCATCTCGTCGGCGACGTTCTCCGAGCACATCCACGCCGCCGAGCGGACGCTCCTCACCGTCCTGTTCTGCGATTCCCGGACGGACCGACCCGGCGATCGGTGA
- a CDS encoding HalOD1 output domain-containing protein: MSYHRDFHPGGTPETDADTITHVRGDDDRPSYSVVVAVAAVTGTNPDELGPLCDTIDPDALDRLIEPAAHRTTHLSNVRVGFEFNGCDVFVYGDGRTVVSSPEDDGT, translated from the coding sequence ATGTCATACCACCGTGATTTCCACCCGGGCGGTACCCCGGAGACCGACGCGGACACGATCACCCACGTGCGCGGCGACGACGACCGTCCCTCCTACAGCGTGGTCGTGGCGGTCGCCGCGGTGACCGGAACGAACCCGGACGAGCTTGGTCCGTTGTGCGATACGATCGATCCGGATGCGCTGGATCGACTGATCGAACCGGCAGCCCATCGGACGACCCACTTGTCGAACGTCCGCGTCGGGTTCGAGTTCAACGGGTGTGACGTGTTCGTCTACGGCGACGGTCGAACGGTCGTCTCGTCACCCGAGGACGACGGGACGTAA
- a CDS encoding HAD-IIA family hydrolase, with the protein MTYRGVVLDVDGTVVRGDDPIPGAADGLDRLTTAGLRRLFVSNNPTKRPPAYADRLGRAGFDVSPEEIVTAGTITTTYLADNHDDDDLFVVGEPALVDQLTDAGLTVVDAEDRADAVVVSIDRSFDYDRLSSALRACRDGVTIVGTDPDMVIPAAEGDVPGSGAIINAVAGVVGRDPDVVLGKPSDPALRTIRDRLGVPPADCLVVGDRLDTDIALGERSGMTTVLVRTGVTDDRDLARGDVTPDYVLDSLADVGTVL; encoded by the coding sequence ATGACCTACCGCGGAGTCGTACTCGACGTGGACGGCACAGTCGTGCGCGGTGACGATCCGATCCCCGGCGCGGCCGACGGACTCGATCGACTGACGACGGCCGGCCTCCGTCGGCTGTTCGTCTCGAACAACCCGACCAAGCGACCGCCGGCCTACGCCGACCGCCTCGGCCGGGCCGGGTTCGACGTCTCGCCCGAAGAGATCGTCACCGCCGGCACGATCACCACGACCTACCTCGCCGACAACCACGACGACGACGACCTCTTCGTCGTCGGCGAACCGGCCCTCGTCGACCAGTTGACCGACGCCGGCCTGACCGTCGTCGACGCCGAGGACCGCGCGGATGCCGTCGTCGTCTCCATCGATCGCTCGTTCGACTACGACCGGCTCTCCTCGGCACTCCGGGCGTGCCGGGACGGCGTCACTATCGTCGGCACCGACCCCGACATGGTGATCCCCGCCGCCGAGGGCGACGTCCCGGGATCGGGTGCGATCATCAACGCCGTCGCGGGCGTCGTCGGCCGCGACCCGGACGTGGTCCTCGGCAAGCCCTCCGACCCCGCGCTCCGGACGATCCGCGATCGCCTCGGCGTCCCGCCCGCCGACTGCTTGGTCGTGGGCGACCGTCTCGACACCGACATCGCCCTCGGCGAGCGGTCCGGCATGACGACCGTCCTCGTCCGCACGGGCGTCACCGACGACCGTGACCTCGCCCGGGGTGACGTGACGCCCGACTACGTGCTGGACTCGCTGGCCGACGTCGGGACGGTCCTCTAG
- a CDS encoding DUF7289 family protein, which yields MTRGQSETIGFVLVFALIVTSTGIVYVAGFQTLGDARTTEELRNMERAFDVLDDSISDVARRGAPSRSTEVSLGNGDLAFGDTARINVTTNVSAQSVEISPRPIVYRLDGTEIVYVSDAVIRTDRGSSVMRSDPAVVANGRRVVLPLIDVDAAGDRVGVGGDTTALIRTQSKSPPNTLSVDPDTGRVTVTVTVESPRTEAWRRTFQRHGFTCGPAGTTVSCSTDTDELHVVWTTTSVDFLR from the coding sequence GTGACCCGCGGACAGAGCGAGACCATCGGCTTCGTTCTGGTGTTCGCGCTGATCGTCACCTCGACCGGCATCGTCTACGTCGCCGGCTTCCAGACGCTCGGCGACGCCCGGACCACGGAGGAACTCCGGAACATGGAGCGTGCCTTCGACGTCCTCGACGACAGCATTAGCGACGTGGCTCGCCGGGGCGCACCCAGTCGTTCGACCGAGGTCAGCCTCGGAAACGGCGACCTCGCCTTCGGCGACACGGCGCGGATCAACGTCACGACGAACGTCTCGGCGCAGTCCGTCGAGATATCACCTCGGCCGATCGTCTACCGACTCGACGGTACCGAAATCGTCTACGTCTCGGACGCGGTGATCCGGACCGACCGCGGGAGTTCGGTGATGCGGTCCGACCCTGCGGTGGTAGCGAACGGCCGCCGGGTCGTCCTCCCGTTGATCGACGTCGACGCGGCCGGTGACCGGGTCGGCGTCGGTGGCGATACGACGGCCCTGATCCGAACGCAGTCGAAGAGCCCGCCGAACACGCTGTCGGTCGACCCCGACACAGGGCGGGTGACCGTGACGGTCACGGTCGAGTCGCCACGAACCGAGGCGTGGCGGCGGACGTTCCAGCGCCACGGGTTCACGTGTGGCCCGGCCGGCACGACCGTGTCCTGTTCGACCGACACCGACGAACTCCACGTCGTCTGGACCACGACGAGCGTCGACTTCCTCCGCTAA
- a CDS encoding DUF5795 family protein: MTNRVVQGRMVTAERLAELIEGEPPMEADDIEDADRQCPDCDGDVLAVAYMPTVTELVTGYKCQDCDWADDDR; this comes from the coding sequence ATGACGAACCGCGTCGTCCAAGGCCGAATGGTGACCGCCGAACGACTGGCCGAACTGATCGAGGGTGAACCGCCCATGGAGGCCGACGACATCGAGGACGCCGACCGTCAATGTCCCGACTGCGACGGCGACGTCCTCGCCGTGGCCTACATGCCTACGGTCACCGAACTGGTCACGGGGTACAAGTGCCAGGACTGCGACTGGGCCGACGACGACCGATAA
- a CDS encoding DUF7289 family protein translates to MSMPRPPLDRFGRDRTGQSETLAVLLLVALTVVGGGTVLMFGASAIDDATASVDVGKAEHAMTQLDSKTSLVAHGSSDTQRVDFGRTGRGTTAVDEDSGRMIVRIVNGTNGNETILDEQLGTVTYERGQTTLAYQGGGVWRRDGNGSTMVSPPEFHYQRGTLTLPLVRVESDGISGRSVRIVQRNETAGEFPNATRSNPLTKGRVHVTVQSDYYRAWGTYFEERTSGNVTYDHANESATIELITPFKGEFDNILASTGGSITANGGDPPTPSETGTDYPSADGRIESRIDDCLGGGCEGWTTDVDDAGTYYTESDVDNDITVDTSGGNVGLVVNGSFDPDSLDITGSNNVTVYVRDDAAFGEANAGGNPGDLRVLVHSSGEVDMDGNAVFVGLLYAPESEVDLNGKGTITGGLVGGNVDINGQPANDFDHDSRVQDVELDVGSGEPRVLYLHVSVTTVEIEDG, encoded by the coding sequence ATGTCGATGCCACGCCCGCCGCTGGACCGGTTCGGACGCGACCGGACCGGTCAGTCGGAGACACTCGCCGTGTTGCTCCTCGTGGCGCTCACGGTCGTCGGCGGCGGGACAGTTTTGATGTTCGGCGCGAGCGCTATCGACGACGCGACGGCGTCCGTCGACGTCGGGAAGGCGGAACACGCGATGACGCAGTTGGACTCGAAGACGAGTCTGGTCGCCCACGGTTCCTCGGACACCCAGCGTGTCGACTTCGGCCGGACCGGGCGGGGAACCACGGCCGTCGACGAGGACTCGGGACGGATGATCGTCCGTATCGTCAACGGGACGAACGGCAACGAGACCATCCTAGACGAACAGCTGGGGACGGTGACCTACGAGCGCGGGCAGACGACGCTCGCCTACCAAGGCGGTGGCGTCTGGCGGCGGGACGGCAACGGAAGCACGATGGTCTCTCCCCCCGAATTCCACTACCAGCGGGGGACGCTCACGCTGCCGCTGGTCCGGGTCGAGAGCGACGGAATCTCGGGTCGGTCGGTCCGGATCGTCCAGCGAAACGAGACCGCCGGCGAGTTCCCGAACGCGACGCGGTCGAATCCACTGACCAAGGGCAGAGTTCACGTGACCGTACAGAGTGACTACTACCGAGCGTGGGGTACCTACTTCGAGGAACGAACCAGCGGGAACGTCACCTACGACCACGCGAACGAGAGCGCGACCATCGAGTTGATCACGCCGTTCAAAGGCGAGTTCGACAACATCCTCGCGTCGACCGGTGGTAGCATCACGGCCAACGGCGGTGATCCGCCGACGCCCTCCGAGACGGGGACCGACTACCCGTCAGCCGACGGACGGATCGAAAGCCGAATCGACGACTGTCTGGGCGGCGGCTGTGAGGGCTGGACGACCGACGTCGACGACGCGGGTACCTACTACACCGAGAGCGACGTCGACAACGACATCACGGTCGATACGAGCGGCGGTAACGTCGGTCTGGTGGTGAACGGATCGTTCGACCCCGACAGCCTCGACATCACCGGATCGAACAACGTCACCGTCTACGTCAGAGACGACGCCGCCTTCGGCGAGGCCAACGCGGGCGGAAACCCCGGGGATCTCCGGGTTCTCGTCCACTCCTCGGGAGAGGTCGACATGGACGGTAACGCCGTCTTCGTCGGATTGCTCTACGCCCCCGAATCGGAGGTCGACCTCAACGGAAAGGGGACGATAACCGGCGGCCTAGTCGGTGGAAACGTCGACATCAACGGACAGCCGGCAAACGACTTCGACCACGATTCGCGCGTCCAGGACGTCGAACTCGACGTCGGGAGCGGGGAACCGCGAGTCCTGTACCTCCACGTGTCGGTGACCACGGTGGAGATAGAGGACGGGTAG
- a CDS encoding DUF7475 family protein, protein MGRAESSATASGGSLVSPPQNPIGYLAVVLAAVTGVIHLFLSPQVIGFSQTLAILFALNGLGFLGGIAIYLTRYWRRELYLVAALYALATVVALFAFQGFGVDAFYQGGSLNPMAVISKVAEAMLAIVTGYLYTNTG, encoded by the coding sequence ATGGGACGAGCGGAATCCAGTGCGACTGCCAGTGGCGGATCGTTAGTGAGCCCCCCCCAGAACCCGATCGGTTATCTGGCGGTCGTGTTGGCGGCAGTGACGGGCGTGATCCACCTGTTTCTGTCCCCCCAGGTGATCGGGTTCAGTCAGACGCTGGCCATCCTCTTTGCCCTCAACGGTTTGGGTTTTCTGGGTGGGATCGCGATCTACCTGACCCGCTACTGGCGTCGGGAACTGTACCTCGTCGCCGCACTCTATGCCCTCGCGACGGTCGTCGCCCTGTTCGCCTTCCAGGGGTTCGGCGTCGACGCGTTCTACCAGGGAGGTAGCTTGAATCCGATGGCGGTCATCTCCAAAGTCGCCGAAGCGATGCTGGCCATCGTCACCGGTTACCTCTATACGAACACGGGGTGA
- a CDS encoding response regulator — protein MTSSPSILVVEDETELAELFAEWLSDEYDVRVATTGEDALDRVDEDVDVVLLDRLMPGVSGDEVLQTLRDRGLSVRVAMVTAVEPDFDVLEMGFDDYVVKPVFREDIRRLVEGLLERDEYDQRLSDLFASASKLAALESHKSSGELEGNEEYLRLKAQFERSRKRIEELESEMTERDFDAVFYDLPDLGS, from the coding sequence ATGACCTCGTCACCCAGCATCCTCGTCGTAGAGGACGAAACCGAACTGGCCGAACTGTTCGCGGAGTGGCTCTCCGACGAGTACGACGTCCGCGTCGCGACGACCGGCGAGGACGCACTGGATCGGGTCGACGAGGACGTGGACGTGGTGTTGCTCGACCGCCTCATGCCGGGCGTCTCCGGCGACGAGGTACTCCAAACCCTCCGGGACCGTGGCCTGTCGGTCAGGGTGGCGATGGTGACGGCGGTCGAACCCGACTTCGACGTCCTCGAGATGGGGTTCGACGACTACGTCGTCAAGCCCGTCTTCCGGGAGGATATCCGTCGACTCGTCGAGGGGCTCCTCGAACGCGACGAGTACGACCAGCGCCTCTCCGACCTCTTCGCGTCGGCGTCGAAACTCGCCGCACTCGAATCACACAAGAGCTCAGGCGAGCTCGAGGGGAACGAGGAGTACCTCCGGCTCAAGGCTCAGTTCGAGCGCTCGAGAAAGCGCATCGAGGAACTGGAGTCGGAGATGACCGAACGGGACTTCGACGCGGTGTTTTACGACCTCCCGGATCTCGGGAGTTGA
- a CDS encoding GTP cyclohydrolase III → MTNTQLTLVQIDNYGPWTVTPEPRREMDLQTLQSRLFADIAQFVGHRGGYAFFTRFDNMVAVTNGLDVDDHRLLQESTGNRYPVTVSLGLGVDPNPAVALERATERLQGAGSAQDGDRREVLAGTPLEHPDEERLSIAHFDVNDATEKYTDRLNEFDSFIQIEQGYATLMRYLREEHGGLSFFVGGDNIIAATPEMDAAAYRDAIDHVEEAVGVDLKVGVGRGTDAHDAGMAAKHALEECRHRGTAVELSDTTEVESE, encoded by the coding sequence GTGACGAACACGCAGCTGACGCTCGTGCAGATCGACAACTACGGACCGTGGACGGTGACGCCGGAACCGCGGCGCGAGATGGACCTCCAGACGCTCCAGTCCCGCCTGTTCGCCGACATCGCCCAGTTCGTCGGGCACCGCGGCGGGTACGCCTTCTTCACCCGCTTCGACAACATGGTCGCGGTGACGAACGGGTTAGACGTCGACGACCACCGACTCCTCCAGGAGTCGACGGGTAACCGCTACCCCGTCACCGTCAGTCTCGGCCTCGGCGTCGATCCGAACCCCGCGGTCGCGTTGGAACGGGCGACCGAACGCCTCCAAGGTGCCGGGAGCGCACAGGACGGCGACCGGCGCGAGGTGCTGGCCGGAACGCCGCTCGAACACCCCGACGAGGAACGCCTCTCCATCGCCCACTTCGACGTGAACGACGCGACGGAGAAGTACACCGACCGTCTCAACGAGTTCGACTCGTTCATCCAGATCGAACAGGGGTACGCGACGCTGATGCGCTACCTCCGCGAGGAACACGGCGGCCTCTCCTTTTTCGTCGGCGGCGACAACATCATCGCCGCCACGCCCGAGATGGACGCCGCGGCCTACCGGGACGCCATCGACCACGTCGAGGAGGCCGTCGGCGTCGACCTCAAGGTCGGGGTCGGACGGGGGACGGACGCCCACGACGCGGGCATGGCGGCGAAACACGCGCTCGAAGAGTGTCGTCACCGCGGGACGGCCGTGGAGTTGAGCGATACGACGGAAGTCGAGTCGGAGTGA
- a CDS encoding FAD-binding oxidoreductase produces MRHDTTFVDDLGLSAEQVSVTGADREQRSHDWGTDRADGVRPDVVIWPESTDDVATVLRAATERGVPVTPYAAGTSLEGNAVPIDGGISLDMTRMDAVLDVRPDDLQVDVQPGILGDDVNEAVATHGLFLPSMPASGKISTIGGMLANDASGMKTVKYGEVSDWVLELEVVLPTGEVITTGSKAVKTSSGYDLGDLIVGSEGTLGVITRATLQLAGRPRQIRGGRAHFETLDDASEAVFDAVRSGVDVAKIELIDRLSAAVSNAHLDTDLPDVPMVFVEFHADHGIDEEIEFCRSVFEAHGVTRFDVAENDRGMADLWAARRELADALEPYDDDLSPLTPGDVTVPISEYPGLIRYVKELADEEGFLVPCFGHAGDGNLHYSVLVDPDDPDDVAHGEAVSRRIVEYAIDLGGTSTGEHGIGLGKQDYLAAEHGDAAVDAMRSIKRALDPAGIMNPGKVFDGPEP; encoded by the coding sequence ATGCGACACGATACCACGTTCGTGGACGACCTCGGTCTCTCGGCCGAGCAAGTCTCGGTCACCGGCGCCGACCGGGAGCAGCGATCTCACGACTGGGGCACCGACCGCGCGGACGGCGTCCGTCCGGATGTGGTGATCTGGCCCGAGTCGACCGACGACGTGGCGACGGTCTTGCGCGCGGCGACCGAACGGGGCGTGCCCGTCACGCCCTACGCGGCCGGCACCAGTCTGGAGGGCAACGCCGTCCCCATCGACGGCGGTATCAGCCTCGACATGACCCGGATGGACGCCGTCCTGGACGTTCGTCCCGACGACCTGCAGGTGGACGTCCAGCCCGGAATCCTCGGCGACGACGTGAACGAGGCGGTGGCCACCCACGGACTCTTCCTCCCCTCGATGCCGGCCTCGGGGAAGATTTCGACCATCGGCGGGATGCTCGCCAACGACGCCAGCGGCATGAAGACGGTCAAATACGGCGAAGTGAGCGACTGGGTGCTCGAACTGGAGGTCGTCCTCCCGACGGGTGAGGTCATCACGACCGGGAGCAAGGCCGTCAAGACGTCGAGTGGCTACGACCTCGGCGACCTGATCGTCGGTAGCGAGGGCACCCTCGGGGTAATCACTCGTGCGACGCTCCAGTTGGCCGGCAGACCGCGGCAGATCCGCGGCGGGCGTGCCCACTTCGAGACGCTCGACGACGCGTCGGAGGCGGTGTTCGACGCCGTCCGCTCCGGCGTCGACGTGGCGAAGATCGAACTCATCGACCGGTTGAGCGCCGCCGTGTCGAACGCCCACCTCGACACCGACCTCCCGGACGTGCCGATGGTGTTCGTCGAGTTCCACGCCGATCACGGGATCGACGAGGAGATCGAGTTCTGTCGCTCCGTGTTCGAGGCCCACGGAGTCACGCGGTTCGACGTTGCCGAGAACGACCGCGGCATGGCCGACCTCTGGGCGGCACGGCGCGAACTGGCCGACGCGCTGGAACCGTACGACGACGACCTGTCGCCGCTCACGCCCGGCGACGTGACCGTCCCGATCAGCGAGTATCCGGGGCTCATCCGCTACGTGAAAGAGCTGGCCGACGAGGAGGGGTTTCTCGTCCCCTGTTTCGGTCACGCCGGCGACGGCAACCTCCACTACTCGGTGCTGGTCGACCCCGACGACCCCGACGACGTGGCTCACGGCGAGGCGGTGTCGCGCCGGATCGTCGAGTACGCCATCGACCTCGGCGGGACGTCGACCGGGGAGCACGGCATCGGCCTCGGCAAGCAGGACTACCTCGCGGCGGAACACGGCGACGCGGCCGTCGACGCCATGCGATCGATCAAGCGCGCGCTCGACCCGGCGGGGATCATGAACCCCGGGAAGGTGTTCGACGGGCCGGAACCCTGA
- a CDS encoding alanine--glyoxylate aminotransferase family protein, whose amino-acid sequence MRSPPETSELDTPSRILMGPGPSMIHPRVLRAMSTQALGYMDPSFLEIMDDIQELLRYTFQTDNEWTLATSGTGTAAMETAIGNIVEPGDTMLVPTNGYFGDRMGKLARRAGGDVVTVDAPWGEPLQPADVADAFDEHQPDVFGFIHAETSTGVRQPDVPELTDIAHDHDALVLADCVTSLSGVELHIDDWGIDAAYGSPQKCLSCSPGATPLTIGERAREKIENREEDTGSWYLDLDLVMEYWGDERNYHHTAPTSLFYGLREGLRLVAEEGLENRWERHLDVAGELREGLQALGLEPAADEEYWLPSLNSIEVPDGVDDTAVIEFLMNEYDIEIASGLGALEGDIWRIGCMGYSARRQNVACLLSAMEDALEAQNFDVDEQTIEA is encoded by the coding sequence ATGAGAAGCCCACCCGAAACGAGCGAACTCGATACCCCCTCACGCATCCTGATGGGTCCCGGCCCGAGCATGATCCACCCGCGCGTCCTCCGGGCGATGTCCACGCAGGCGCTCGGGTACATGGATCCCTCCTTCTTGGAGATCATGGACGACATCCAGGAACTGCTCCGCTACACGTTCCAGACCGACAACGAGTGGACGCTCGCGACGAGCGGCACCGGTACCGCGGCGATGGAGACGGCCATCGGGAACATCGTCGAACCCGGCGACACGATGCTGGTGCCGACGAACGGCTACTTCGGTGATCGGATGGGGAAACTCGCCAGGCGCGCCGGTGGCGACGTGGTGACCGTCGACGCCCCGTGGGGCGAACCCCTCCAGCCCGCGGACGTGGCCGACGCCTTCGACGAACACCAACCCGACGTGTTCGGCTTCATCCACGCCGAGACGAGCACGGGCGTCCGCCAGCCGGACGTGCCCGAACTCACCGACATCGCCCACGACCACGACGCACTCGTCCTCGCGGACTGTGTCACCTCGCTGTCGGGCGTCGAACTCCACATCGACGACTGGGGCATCGACGCCGCCTACGGCAGCCCCCAGAAGTGCCTCTCCTGTTCGCCCGGCGCGACGCCGCTCACCATCGGCGAGCGGGCACGCGAGAAAATCGAGAACCGCGAGGAAGACACCGGCTCCTGGTATCTCGACCTCGACCTCGTCATGGAGTACTGGGGCGACGAGCGCAACTACCATCACACCGCCCCCACCAGCCTGTTTTATGGCCTGCGCGAGGGACTCCGCCTCGTCGCGGAGGAAGGACTCGAGAACCGCTGGGAGCGCCACCTCGACGTCGCCGGCGAACTCCGGGAGGGGCTCCAGGCCCTCGGCCTCGAACCCGCCGCCGACGAGGAGTACTGGCTCCCCAGCCTGAACTCCATCGAGGTGCCCGACGGCGTCGACGACACCGCGGTCATCGAGTTCCTGATGAACGAGTACGACATCGAAATCGCGAGCGGCCTCGGCGCGCTGGAGGGTGACATCTGGCGGATCGGCTGCATGGGCTACTCCGCCCGGCGGCAGAACGTCGCCTGCCTCCTGTCGGCCATGGAGGACGCTCTCGAAGCGCAGAACTTCGACGTCGACGAACAGACGATCGAGGCCTGA